The stretch of DNA TTTCAGCTCCACCGTCGGCTTGAATAATATGCGTGTTCACGACCTGCGCCTTGTGCAGGGAAATGCTCGACGACGACTTGATTTTGCTGCAAGGACGATAGATCCGTGTGACCACCGTCAGATAGAGGGAATCATCGATGGACGACAACGCCACTGAACAGCAGCAGACCTTTATCGAGCAGGCATCGGATATCGTATCGGCCTATGTCTCGAACAACTCCGTTCCGATCAGCGAGCTGCCTGGTCTTCTCGCCGGTGTCCACGCGGCTCTGACGAAGCTGTCCGCCCCCGCGGCGACCGTCACCGAGACGGCCGACAAGCCGACGCCGGCCCAGATCCGCAAGTCGGTGACCCCGGATGCGCTGATCTCCTTCATCGACGGAAAGCCGTACAAGACGCTCAAGCGCCATCTTTCGCGCAATGGTCTGACGATCGAGCAGTATCGCGAGCGTTTCGGGCTGCCGCGGGATTACCCGTCCACGGCCGCCAGCTACTCCGCCCAGCGCTCGGAACTCGCGCGCAGCCTCGGCCTCGGCCAGCAGCGCCGCAAATCTGCCGCGCCGGTAGAGGAGCCCGTCGAGCCGGTTGCCGAGAAGCCGAAGCGCGCGAGCCGTCCGCGCAAGGCCAAGGAAACGGCCTGACGCCAAGCGCCGGCTCTCCATCGCGAGCCGGCTCCACGATCTCGAACGGCACGCGACCCGCGTGCCGTCCCCGTCAGGCGAAATCGGCGAGGTCGTCGGCCACATCCCCGGCGGCAATCTCCGTCTCGGCCTTCTCGCGCTCGCCCCCCTCGCGCGCGTTCCGGTCCTCGGACCGGCGATCCGGTTGTGCCGTCTGCGACGCCTGTGCGTCGCCCTGTCCGTCCGGAGATCGATCCGGCACCCGCCCCGCCGCCATGCTGCACTCCCCGCCGACCCTGCGGCTGCGGAGCAATGCCTCGCGCGCCCTGCGCGTTCCGGGCTCTGACAGGAGCGGCGTGGTTTCGCGCGCCCAGAGAGAAAAACGCGAAACATCCGCATTGCCTGATCGGATGCCGCCGGGAAGGCTGGCGGCGACAGGGATGGGACGCACGATGACGGACACGCAAACCCGGGCGGAAGCGAGCCGGCGCGACCTGCTCGCGGCCTCGGTCCTCGGAACATGGCCGTTGCTCCTGGCCGGCGGCGCCGAAGCCAGCCTGCTCAACCCGGAGCAGACGATCATCCGCGCGCCCGACGACCTCCCATGGGTGCCGTCGAAGGGCTATCCCGAGCGCAGCGTCGACCGCTGCACGCTCACGGGCGATATCAACGGCAGCGGCCTCTATTACACCCTGATCCGCTGATGGCCGGGCTACATGAGCGCGCCGCACACCTACACCACGGATCGGTTCTGCATGGTCCTGGCCGGCACGTGGTGGTGCAACAGCGGGGCGGATTTCGATCCGGCCGCCTGCCAGCCCGTGAAGGCGGGCAGCTTCGTGCGCCGGGTTGCGGGAACGCCGCATTACGACGGCGTCGTCCGCGACGGCACCGAGCCTGCGGTCATCGCTATTTGCGGCCTGGCGCCGGTCAATTACAGGCTGGTCGACCCGTCGCAGCCGGGCTGGCGCCGGGTCTAAGGGCGACCGATCAGCCGGCCCCGCGTTGAACGGCCGGAGCTTTTCGATCGGGAGCGGGATTTGGGCAATCGCTACGGGCTGGAGATCCGCGCGGCGACGGGCCCCGACGCCGCAGGCCTCGCAGCCCTGCTGGGCGAGGCGGGAATCGCGGTCGGGGCAGCCGATCTCGCGACGCGGCTCGACGACCTGCAACGCAACGGCGGCACCGCCCTCGTCGCCGTCGAATGGGGACCGCCGAGCGGTCTCGTGGCGCTCGCGCCGGTCCGCACCCTCGACGCGCCCCGGCCGTCCGGCCTCATCACCACCCTCGTGGTCGCAGCCGAGTCCCGGCGCAACGGCATCGGCCGGATCCTACTGAAGGCGGTTGGGCGTGCGGCGCGGCAGGCCGGCTGCGACCGGCTGCTCCTCACCGTCGGCCCGACCCAGGACGACCTGCGCGCCTTCTGCGCCGCCGCCGGCTTCATCGCGGAGGGTCGAACCCTCGCGCGCCCATTGCTGAAGCGCGGATCCGGCGATGCCTGAGGCCCGCGACATCCTGACCGCAGCCGACGACGGTTCCGGGCGTTGACCAGGACACGCTGGAGCCCCGCCGATGACGCTGCGATCCGAGACCCCACCGCCACCCGCGAACCTGCCCGCCGATCCGCCACCGGATTCGGATGCGCCGACCTCTGCCCAGCTCAAGGGCGACATCGACAGCGGCCGCACGGGCGACAAGACCCCGCACATGGATATCGGCGCCGCCCCGCTCGGGACCTGCGAGGAGGCCGGCGGCACACCGCCGACGTCTCAAGAGGTCCGGCTCGCACGGCAGAACGAGCGGGCACCCTCCGAGAAGGCGGCCAAGGGCTACGTGCACCAGCGGCAACCCTGGGTTCTGCCGGTCTATATCGGCTTCATCGTGCTGGCCGCTTTGGCGCTCGGCCTCGGGCTCTGGCTGACGCATTGAGGCCGCACCGCGACAGGCTCGCCGCTCCTGATCGCCGGTACGGGCTCGGCGACTGCCGCCCCCCCCCGAGGCCCTGATGCCGTGGGCCTACACGAAGGCCCCGACGGGCTCCACGGCGGAGAGCCCGGACGCCGCCCGTCGGACGGTGAGGAGGTCCGCATCCGGGACCGCCGGGGCGGTCTGGCCGGCCCAGGACAGCGCTCTGCCGCGGGGGACCGCGCCGGCGCCTGGGGACGGAGCCGCCAATTCATGATCCTCTGCGGCCGTCGCGGCAGGCCCCGGTGATGCAGGACGGCACGGGTCCGCGCGCGACGGTTTAAAGGTCGATTCACGTCGATGCGGTTAGCGTGGCCTTACTGCAGTCCTGCGTAAACCGATCCTCCATGCCCCCATCCGTCGATGCTCCGCCGGACCTGTCCGGGCTCCTCGAACTGTCCCGCATCGAGAATCTCGATCTCAAGCCGGTGATCCTCCGGGTGCAGACCGACCTGTTCGTCCGGGCACCCGGCCGGGATCGGACGCAGGTCGAGATCTTCGAATCCCTCGCCTGCGGCCTGATTCCCACCGTGGATGAGGAGACGGCCCGCGTGGTCGCGGGCAAGCTCGCCCCCTGCCCCGACACGCCGCCGACGGTGCTGGAGGCCTTGGCGCTCCGGGGCGGCGGTGCCCGCGACGCGGTGGTGGAACTGGCCCCGACCCTGAGCCATCGCCTGATCGAGGCGGCCCTCGCGGACGGGTCGGACGTCGCCGCCCGCATCGCGGCCAGGACCGGCCTGAACCGCGAGGTCGTGGACGAGCTCTCCCGGGAGGGCCGCCCGGAGATCGACCGGG from Methylobacterium sp. PvR107 encodes:
- a CDS encoding MucR family transcriptional regulator, producing the protein MDDNATEQQQTFIEQASDIVSAYVSNNSVPISELPGLLAGVHAALTKLSAPAATVTETADKPTPAQIRKSVTPDALISFIDGKPYKTLKRHLSRNGLTIEQYRERFGLPRDYPSTAASYSAQRSELARSLGLGQQRRKSAAPVEEPVEPVAEKPKRASRPRKAKETA
- a CDS encoding GNAT family N-acetyltransferase; protein product: MGNRYGLEIRAATGPDAAGLAALLGEAGIAVGAADLATRLDDLQRNGGTALVAVEWGPPSGLVALAPVRTLDAPRPSGLITTLVVAAESRRNGIGRILLKAVGRAARQAGCDRLLLTVGPTQDDLRAFCAAAGFIAEGRTLARPLLKRGSGDA